The genomic region TTCGGAACCCTGATCCCGCTGAAGAAATCATGAAAAAGCTATTCCAATTTTTACTCTGCGGCCTCCTCGCCCTGCTTTTTTCCTGCGGCGAAAAGGACATCCGGCCCGGCGAAGACACGACGCTTTTTCTGCGCCACAAAGGCGCCAACATGCCTATCTGGGTCAAAGGCAACCGGGCTTCGGACAAAATCGTGCTTTTTCTGCACGGCGGCCCCGGCGACTGCTCGATGTGTTACCGCTACTACCTCCAGGACCTCGAAAAAGACGTCATGATGGCCTACTGGGACCAGCGGGTGGCCGGGTCGTCGTCGGGCAAGGTGGACCCGGCGACGCTGCGGTACGCCCAGTTTGGCGAAGACCTTGAACTGGTTGTCAAACTGCTCCGCAGGCAGTACCCAAACGCCCGGATTTACCTGCTGGGCCACAGTTTCGGCGTCGAGCTGGCCTGGCAGTTTCTGACCACGGGCACCAACCAGCAGCAGGTTGCCGGGGCGATGATGGTCAACGGCATGCACTCGTACTACCGCTGGCTGTACCACGTCCGGGAGTGGGCCCTGCGCGAAGCCCGGCGGCAGAATCATACCGAAGCGGAGACGTACCTGCTGGCGCATCCCGTCACGCCCGAGAACACGGCCACCATCGACTGGGAGGGCATTTACCGCTGGATGTACAAGCTGGGCGGCAACCCCGTTTCGCTGTATTCCGACAAGAAATTCGTGCTGGATTACGCCTTCGATTCGCCGAACACCGCCCTGGCGCAGTTCACCCACGGCAAGGCGTACGGCTATTACGGCGAGGTCGAAAGTCGCCGGTTTGAGAAAGGACCGCTGCTGGCGGGCGTCCGGGTACCCATCGGGCTTTTCTGGGGGGCAAAAGACGGCGTGGTTCCGCTGGAGCTCAGCGGCGAAACCAAAGCCCTGCTGACCGGCACGACCGTCACGTCCGTAACCTTTCACGACTCCTGGCACGAACCGTTCGTTACCGAGACTGCCCGCTTCAATGCCGCGGTGCGGGATTTTGTCCGGGGCAACTGACCGTCTGCGCGATCTGCTCTCCGCTTACATAATTCAAGGCTTCCGGGTGTGATTCCGGGAAGCCTTTTTTTATCTTACTGGACAAATCGCCAACGGAACCACAGCCATGACCATTGAACAGGAAATTACCTTCATTCAATTTGCCCAGGGCCACTTGTCGATTGAAGAAGCCCTCGACCGGATCGATCGTTCTCTTCAACCGGGCGAAGGGCCGCTGTACGCCCCCGGACTGATGATGCCCGAATTTGAGCCGAATACCGACGATGTCGAGCAGGCCCTCGCCGAAAGCGCCGTCAACGTGCTGGAAAATCCTTCCATGATCATCCGGAGGATTCAGCCGGATGGCCGTACCGGGCAGCGGGTCGTTATTCCCGGCGTGCATCCCGACGACGCGCACCGGTACATGCTCTACCTGTTCAAGGCTACTTACGGGCGATATCGCCCCGCCGAAATGACCGATAAACCGGAGGAATGGAGATTTTGGGATCTGTCGCAGCCGGAAGTTGTCCGGGATATTATCCAGCGGCACCAGCAACGGGTCGAGGCCCTTTACGCGAATCCGGAGTACTACGCCGAATTTGAAAGTCTGGCCCGGCTGACTAGGGAATCAGAAACGCTCATGAAAACCAAGTTCCGGGAACCCGAGCCGGTGAGTGTGGACGAAAAAGATTTTGTGTCCTACGACACCCTGATGACCTCCTCGCTCCGGCTCAACGACGACCTGTACAAAAACAGCCAGGCGACCTACCACTTGCTCAAGGCCCTGACCAATGCCGTTTCCCGGCAGTACGAACTGGACACGAACACGGCCCGGCGGCTGGTCAGCGAGGTGTCGGCGCGGCATTACCAGGAGAAATACGGCCCCGGCCAGCCCTCCGACGACCAGCGCCTGTAAGGGTCCGGGAGGCATACAACGGGTTTAACCCGACAGATGAAAAACGGGGGCGGAGAAATTTTCCCATACGTTTCTACCTTTGCCCCCGTTATTCTTCCACCAAAGGGTATTTTATGCGCAGATTGCACCTCCTTCTGATCTTCCTCTTTTTTTCCTCTTCGGTTCTAGCCCAGGAAAACCAGTACAATCTGATTCCCTTTCCGGCTCGTTTTTCCGGAAAAGACGGGCGCTTCACGGTGACGGCCGCTACCAAAGTGGTCGTAGAGCCGAAAAATGCCGCTCAACTGTCCGCCGCCGCGCTGCTGGCGGGACCGCTCAAGACCGCAGCCGGACTGCCCGTTACGGTGGCGACGACCTCTCCCGCCCTTTCGAAAGGCAAACACATTTTTTTCCGGGCGCACAAAGCCGGGCGCTGCGGACCGGAGGGCTACGTCCTGAACGTCTCGCCCGACCGCGTGGTGATCGAAGCCGAGACGCCCAAAGGGTACTTTTACGGGGTTCAGACGGCGCTGCAACTGCTGCCTGCCGAAATTTTCAGTCGCAGCACGTCGGCCACGACCGCCTGGACAATGCCCGCCTGCGACATCCTCGACCGGCCGCGCTACGGCTACCGGGGTCTGATGCTCGACGCGGGCCGGTACTTCATGCCGGTATCGTTTGTCAAGAAATTCATTGATCTGATTGCCCTGCACAAGATGAACACCTTCCACTGGCACCTGACCGAAGACCAGGGCTGGCGGATTGAGATCAAAAAATACCCCAAACTGACGCAAATCGGCTCGAAGCGCCGCGAAACGCTCGTCGGCCACCTTTCCGAAAACTACCCGCAGAAGTTTGACGGGCAGGAATACGGCGGTTTTTATACCCAGGAACAGATTAAGGACGTGGTGCGCTATGCCGCCGCCCGGCACGTAACCATCATCCCGGAAATTGAACTGCCCGGCCACGCAACGGCGGCGCTGGCGGCGTACCCCGAACTGTCCTGCGACCCGACAAAGCCGTATCAGGTAGCCACCAGTTGGGGCGTGAAAGACGACATTTTCTGCCCGACCGAGCCGACGTTTACTTTTCTGCAAAACGTGCTGACGGAGGTGATGGCGCTTTTCCCCGGCAAATACATCCACATCGGCGGTGACGAAGTGCCCAAAACCGCCTGGAAAAAAAGCCCGGCCGCGCAGGACCTGATGAAAAAGCTGAAGCTGAAGAATGAGGACGAGCTGCAAAGCTATTTCATCCGTCGCATCGGGCAGTTTGTCGCCTCGAAAGGCAAAGCGATTATCGGCTGGGACGAAATTCTGGAAGGCGGTCTGGCGCCGAACGCCGCCGTGATGAGCTGGCGCGGTACCAAAGGCGGCATCGAGGCGGCGCGGCAGAAACACAATGTCATTATGACGCCCAGTGAGTTTGTCTACCTCGATTATTATCAGGGCAATCCGGCGCAGGAACCGCTGGCGATTGGCGGCTACCTGCCCATCGAAAAAGTGTACAGCTTCGAGCCTACCCCCGCCGAACTGACGCCGGAACAGCAGAAATACATCCTCGGCGTACAGGGTAATGTCTGGACGGAATACATCAGCACGCCCCAGCAGGCCGAATACATGGCCTTCCCCCGGGCCGTGGCGATTGCCGAAATCGGCTGGATTCCGCAGGGGCCGCGCAATTTCGAGGATTTTGCGGTGCGCCTGAAAGAACACCAGAAACGGCTGGGCTACCTGAACGTGAATTACTCCAAAAAACTGAACGACATCCGGGCCGTAACGCAGTTCACGCAGGACGACCAGCTTCAGGTGCGGCTCGACAAACAGGATTCGGACAGCAAGATTTATTACACGCTGAACGGCAAAACGCCCACGACCTCGTCGCTGGAATATTTTGCGCCCATTGCGTTGAAGAAAACAACGACGATCAAGGCCATTTCGACGGCCGGGGCCACGTTTGAAGAAACATTTTACATTCACCGAGCCAAAGGCAAACCGTATACCTACACGGGCGAAGCGCCGGGTTCGGACCCGCAGCGGACGAAGCTCACGGACGGTCAGGTAGCCCAGAGTCCGCGTAATTCGGGGGATTTTGTCCGGGTATCGGCTCAGGACCTCGAAGTGGTGATTGATCTGGGCGAAGTGCGCCCGGTGACGAAGGTTTCGGCCAATTTCCTGAAGCGAATCCCGGCGCGTGACTTCCCGCCGTCTTCGGTCGAGATTTCGCTTTCGCAGGACGGCAATACGTACAAAGATGCCATCGCCCAGCCGGTCCAATATCCGCTGGAAGGCACCTGGGGCATTTTACCCGTCATCGCCGATTTCAAAACGGCCCGCGCCCGTTATGTACGCCTCCGCGCCAAAAACGCCGGCCCCGCCCCGGACGGACGGGCGACGACGGTAGCGGTGGATGAGGTGGTGGTAGAATAAAATGACTGATTGATTGAATGACTGAATGACTGATTTGCTTCGCTAATTCTAGCACTGCGGAGCGAATCAGTCATTCAGTCATTCAATCAATCAGTCATTTCATTTCGCCGGCATCAGCACCGTGTCGATCGAATGCACGACGCCGTTGGTGGCACGGATGTCGGCCTGGACTACGTTGGCGGACTTGCCTTTGGCGTCACGGATCGTTACTGTATTGCCCTGTTTTTTGACGGTGAGCGTTTCGCCCGCCAGGGTGGTGAGCGTCTGGCCGTCCTGCAGGTCGGCGGCCGCTACAGCGCCTTCTACGACATGGTAGCCGAGAATCCGGGTCAGCTTTTGCTTCTGAGCGGGCTTCAGCAGGTTGTCGAGCGTACCGGAAGGCAGCCGGTTGAAGGCGTCGTCCGTGGGGGCAAAAACCGTGTACGGGCCACCGCTGGAGGCGCGGTCAGCCAGTCCGGCGGCTTTCAGGGCGGTCAGCAGAATGGTGTGACGATTGGAAAGAGAAGCGCTCGCGGCGAGGTCTTTGCCCGTCGAGAGCGTCCCGCTGCTGCCCATGGCGCTGCCCGTGGAGGTGCTGCCCGAGGCGGTACTGCCCGAAGTGCTGCTGCCCGTGGTGGTAGAGCCGGATGTTCCGGGGCGGCTTTCGCGGCCTGCGCCGGTGCCGCTTTGCCCCTGCATGGTGCCGGGCTGCGACTGGGAGCTGCCCTGATTCTGCATGGAGCCATTATTCTGACCCGTTGAAGTCGTGCTGCCCGGCATAGCGGCCGGGTTCTGCGTATCGGTAGTCTGCGTGTTGGAAGAAGAGGAGCCTGACCCCTGCGTCGTTTGGGCTACTGCCTGCGCACCCATTAGCACCGTGCTCGAAAGAAGGGCCGCCAAAACAAACATCTTTTTCATGGTATGGTTGGTTAGTTTTCTCCTGTGCCGAAATCTATCCGCACCGACATGTAAGTCATTGTCTGTTCGCTTTGTTTGCCGATTCGTCGATTTTTACACTAATTTTTATCCCCATCTGCCTTCTTCCCGGTAAAAAACCAGTACGTTTGCACCTTTTGGCGGCCATTCGCCCCGACTGGCGCTAAACTGGACGACGCTATGCTGAAAAAAGGCTGGATACGAATAACACTGATTGTCCTGGCGCTGCTGGCCGGCTGGTGGGTGTGGAATCGTGTCGCGGCCCCGGAGTTTAGCGCCCGGCGGGAGAACGCTCAATTCGTGGCCGGGGAAGCCGCGCCGGAGGGTGTTTTCCTTTCCGCCGCCGTCGAGGTGGACACCGACGATTCTGATCTGTTTGGCCTCGCTGCCAGCCCGTTGACCCTCGGTTCCCCGTCGGAATTACTGATAACGGAACCCACCTCTCTTACCTCCGCGGGTGATTTCTCCGCTCTCCGGCGGCCGCTTTATCTGCTTCATTGTGCGTGGCGCCACCACCTTCCGGCCTGAGCCGGTTTCTTCTTTTTCAAGTGTCTTTTCCACGCATTCCTGACGTCATCGTTCCGGGAAACGCCTTATTTATTTTCAAATGACCTCAAAAGCTATTTTGCTGGCAATGGGTGGCCTTTGGGCTGCCGGTAGCGCCTTTGCCCAGAACACGCCCGACACGCTGACGGCCGCGGCGGCTCCCAGGCCGGTGGTTGCTCCGGACAGGAACGAACTCAAATACAACCTCAACGCCGATGGCTCACACTATTTCAAAGCCACGTTTCTGAACCAGACCTGGGTCCGCTTCAACCAGAGCAACCCCGGCACGACGGTCATCCAGGAGCCCCGCGCCGAGACGGTCGACATTGGCTTACGCCGCACGCGGATTCAGCTGTACGGCCAGATCAACGACCGGACGTTTCTGTATTTCCAGTTCGGGATGAACAATTTCAACTACCTCAACGCTTTTCCGGGCTACAACACCAACGGAACGCCTTCCAACCGGAAGATTGCCGCTTTCTTCCACGACGCGCTCGGCGAATACACTGTTTTCAAAGGCAGGGATTATCTCAAACTGGGCGGCGGCCTGACCATCGTCAACGGGCTTTCCCGCTTCAGCCAGCCGGGCATCAGTTCGATCATGACGATGGACGTGCCGGTTTTCGCGCAGGCAACGGTTGACCAGACCGACGAGTTCGGCCGGAAACTTTCGGTTTACGCCCGCGGTCAGGTCGGGCGCATCGACTACCGGGTAGGCATCAGTGACCCGTTCCCGATCAGCACCAACGGCACCGCCCCGGCCGCCCTCTCGACCAACTCCAGCTTTGCGCAGAAAGGCCATTCGAAGCAGTACGAAGGGCTTTTTCTGTACCAGTTCTTCGACAAGGAAGCGCACATCACGCCGGGCTACATGACCGGAACGTATCTGGGAAAAAAGAAAATCTTCAACCTGGAAGGCGGCTTCATCACCCAGCAGAACGCCATGTGGCACCGGGGCGCTCCGGAACGCGGCGAGGCGGCGACCGACACGGTTTACCAGGCCATGAATCTGTGGTCGCTGGCCGCCTACCTGGATATGCCGGTGAACCGGGCGAAGGGCACGGCCCTTTCGGCCTACGTGGGCTATTTCCATACGAATTACGGCGTCAACTACCTGCGGTATAACGGCCTGATGAATCCGGCCAGCGGCACGACCGTGGCACTTCCCGGCGTTTCGGGCACGCAGGGCAACGCGTTTCCCATGTTTGGCACCGGCAAGGTCTGGTATTCGCAGATCGGTTATCTGCTGTCGCAGAACCTGCTGAACGGCAACGGCACGCTGATGCCCTACGCTTCGGCCCAGATTGCTGATTACCAGCGCCTGACCAAACCGATGGGCGTTTACAACCTGGGCGTAAACTACCTCATCCGCGGGCACAACAGCAAGGTTTCGCTCGATTACCAGAACCGGCCGTACTACCGGGCTTCGGGAACGGGGCTGGCACCTGCCGGTCGACGCGGTCAGTTGGTGCTACAATATCAGGTCTTTATCTGAGAACGGCTTTTGGAACAAGCCGCAGAATTCTTTTCTGTTGATTAAGAAGGGATTAACGTTCGCGACAAAAGCCGGGTTCTGCCCGGCTTTTGCGTTTGTAGGCGGCTTCGGTGTACCTTCGCGGCTCGTTTGGTAAGCCATAAAACAAAAATTACCCGCTCGGCAGTTATACTTAACAAATGGCTGTTGAAAAGACTTACCGACGGCTTCTATCCTATCGTTCAACTAACTCCCATGAAAGGAGCTATGATGAGGCATATTCGAATTCATGCACTGCTTACCCGACTGGTGGTTTTTGCCACGCTGTTCGGTTTTGTAACCTGTTCGCGCAACCCGGTGACCGGAAAACGCCAGGTCATTTTCATGTCCAAGGAGCAGGAAATTGCGCTCGGTCAGCAGTCACACCCTTCGGTGGTGGCCACCATGGGGATTTACGAGGACAAAAAACTCCAGGACTTCATTAACCAGAAAGGAAAGGCGATGGCCAGCATCTCGCACCGGCCGGACCTGCCCTACCAGTTCTTTATCGTAGACTCGCCGGTGGTCAATGCCTTTGCCGTGCCGGGCGGCTTCGTGTATTTCACGCGGGGCATCATGGCGCATTTCAACAACGAGGCCGAGTTTGCGGGGGTATTGGGTCACGAGATCGGACACATCACGGCGCAGCACTCAGCCCGGCAGCAGACAAGCCAGATTTTCACGACCGGCGGGGCCATCCTGGGGTCCATCCTGCTCGACCGCTCGGGCCAGCTGCTGGAAACGGCCCTGCAGGGTGCCCAGCTCCTGAACCTGCGCTACAGCCGCGACCACGAATCGGAGTCCGACGAGATCGGGGTCGAGTATTCGAGCAAAATCGGCTACGACGCGCACCAGATGGCCAACTTCTTTGCCACCATCAAACGGATTCAGGATAATTCCGGGCAGGCCGTTCCGAACATGCTTTCGACGCACCCGGACCCGGGCAACCGCTACAACCGCGTGCACGACATGGCCAAAGATTTTCAGGCGAAGAATCCCAAAACCTACCAGGTTAACCGGGAAGGGTATCTGCGGATGATCGACGGGATTATTTTTGGAGAAGATCCCAAACAGGGCTTCGTTGAAGGGGATATGTTCTACCATCCCGAACTCAAGTTCCAGTTCCCCGTTCCGCGCGGCTGGCAGCACCAGAACTCCCCGGCCCAGTTTCAGATGGGTCCGAAAGACGGCAAATCGGCCATGATTCTGATGCCGGCGCAGGGCAGTTCGCTGGATGAAGCGGGCCAGAAAATGGTGCAGGACCTGGGCCTGCGGGTGCTGGAAAGCAGCCGGACGACCATCAACGGCAATCCCGCGCTGGT from Tellurirhabdus rosea harbors:
- a CDS encoding glycoside hydrolase family 20 protein, with protein sequence MRRLHLLLIFLFFSSSVLAQENQYNLIPFPARFSGKDGRFTVTAATKVVVEPKNAAQLSAAALLAGPLKTAAGLPVTVATTSPALSKGKHIFFRAHKAGRCGPEGYVLNVSPDRVVIEAETPKGYFYGVQTALQLLPAEIFSRSTSATTAWTMPACDILDRPRYGYRGLMLDAGRYFMPVSFVKKFIDLIALHKMNTFHWHLTEDQGWRIEIKKYPKLTQIGSKRRETLVGHLSENYPQKFDGQEYGGFYTQEQIKDVVRYAAARHVTIIPEIELPGHATAALAAYPELSCDPTKPYQVATSWGVKDDIFCPTEPTFTFLQNVLTEVMALFPGKYIHIGGDEVPKTAWKKSPAAQDLMKKLKLKNEDELQSYFIRRIGQFVASKGKAIIGWDEILEGGLAPNAAVMSWRGTKGGIEAARQKHNVIMTPSEFVYLDYYQGNPAQEPLAIGGYLPIEKVYSFEPTPAELTPEQQKYILGVQGNVWTEYISTPQQAEYMAFPRAVAIAEIGWIPQGPRNFEDFAVRLKEHQKRLGYLNVNYSKKLNDIRAVTQFTQDDQLQVRLDKQDSDSKIYYTLNGKTPTTSSLEYFAPIALKKTTTIKAISTAGATFEETFYIHRAKGKPYTYTGEAPGSDPQRTKLTDGQVAQSPRNSGDFVRVSAQDLEVVIDLGEVRPVTKVSANFLKRIPARDFPPSSVEISLSQDGNTYKDAIAQPVQYPLEGTWGILPVIADFKTARARYVRLRAKNAGPAPDGRATTVAVDEVVVE
- a CDS encoding alpha/beta fold hydrolase, coding for MKKLFQFLLCGLLALLFSCGEKDIRPGEDTTLFLRHKGANMPIWVKGNRASDKIVLFLHGGPGDCSMCYRYYLQDLEKDVMMAYWDQRVAGSSSGKVDPATLRYAQFGEDLELVVKLLRRQYPNARIYLLGHSFGVELAWQFLTTGTNQQQVAGAMMVNGMHSYYRWLYHVREWALREARRQNHTEAETYLLAHPVTPENTATIDWEGIYRWMYKLGGNPVSLYSDKKFVLDYAFDSPNTALAQFTHGKAYGYYGEVESRRFEKGPLLAGVRVPIGLFWGAKDGVVPLELSGETKALLTGTTVTSVTFHDSWHEPFVTETARFNAAVRDFVRGN
- a CDS encoding M48 family metalloprotease, which encodes MRHIRIHALLTRLVVFATLFGFVTCSRNPVTGKRQVIFMSKEQEIALGQQSHPSVVATMGIYEDKKLQDFINQKGKAMASISHRPDLPYQFFIVDSPVVNAFAVPGGFVYFTRGIMAHFNNEAEFAGVLGHEIGHITAQHSARQQTSQIFTTGGAILGSILLDRSGQLLETALQGAQLLNLRYSRDHESESDEIGVEYSSKIGYDAHQMANFFATIKRIQDNSGQAVPNMLSTHPDPGNRYNRVHDMAKDFQAKNPKTYQVNREGYLRMIDGIIFGEDPKQGFVEGDMFYHPELKFQFPVPRGWQHQNSPAQFQMGPKDGKSAMILMPAQGSSLDEAGQKMVQDLGLRVLESSRTTINGNPALVIISQQQPQQGQQQQQQSAANTLQIGSWLIQHGNSIYALHGLAPAGTFNANFSNFQAVANNFRTLTDPDKLNRQPERVRIRQAPRDGSFRDVMTAMGMPASRVEELGVLNSLKAGDQVSRGTLLKVISR
- a CDS encoding fasciclin domain-containing protein; translation: MKKMFVLAALLSSTVLMGAQAVAQTTQGSGSSSSNTQTTDTQNPAAMPGSTTSTGQNNGSMQNQGSSQSQPGTMQGQSGTGAGRESRPGTSGSTTTGSSTSGSTASGSTSTGSAMGSSGTLSTGKDLAASASLSNRHTILLTALKAAGLADRASSGGPYTVFAPTDDAFNRLPSGTLDNLLKPAQKQKLTRILGYHVVEGAVAAADLQDGQTLTTLAGETLTVKKQGNTVTIRDAKGKSANVVQADIRATNGVVHSIDTVLMPAK
- a CDS encoding DUF5958 family protein — its product is MTIEQEITFIQFAQGHLSIEEALDRIDRSLQPGEGPLYAPGLMMPEFEPNTDDVEQALAESAVNVLENPSMIIRRIQPDGRTGQRVVIPGVHPDDAHRYMLYLFKATYGRYRPAEMTDKPEEWRFWDLSQPEVVRDIIQRHQQRVEALYANPEYYAEFESLARLTRESETLMKTKFREPEPVSVDEKDFVSYDTLMTSSLRLNDDLYKNSQATYHLLKALTNAVSRQYELDTNTARRLVSEVSARHYQEKYGPGQPSDDQRL